One Syntrophaceae bacterium DNA window includes the following coding sequences:
- a CDS encoding metallophosphoesterase family protein produces the protein MKIGVISDTHLREPDDRLRAIIREHFCDAGMILHAGDLVDPSVLDAFGDKDVIAVCGNMDPPHLGVRFPYKRVVEVGRFRIGLIHGWGSPVGLEERLRGEFENVDCIVYGHSHCPANHVREGVLFFNPGSACDRRYAPHRCVGVLEIGQDAIEGRIINLDEAGQRSGDT, from the coding sequence TTGAAGATCGGCGTCATTTCCGACACGCATCTCCGGGAGCCCGACGACAGGCTCCGCGCCATCATCCGAGAACACTTCTGCGACGCCGGGATGATCCTGCACGCGGGCGACCTCGTCGACCCGTCGGTCCTCGACGCCTTCGGGGACAAGGACGTCATCGCCGTCTGCGGCAACATGGACCCCCCGCACCTCGGCGTGCGTTTCCCGTACAAGAGGGTTGTCGAAGTCGGCCGCTTCCGGATCGGCCTCATTCACGGGTGGGGCTCTCCCGTCGGGCTCGAGGAGAGGCTAAGGGGGGAGTTCGAAAACGTCGACTGCATCGTCTACGGCCACAGCCACTGCCCGGCGAACCATGTCCGTGAGGGGGTGCTCTTTTTCAACCCCGGCTCGGCCTGCGACCGGCGATATGCCCCTCACCGATGCGTCGGTGTCCTCGAGATCGGGCAGGACGCCATCGAGGGGCGGATCATCAACCTCGACGAGGCGGGACAGCGCAGCGGGGATACGTGA
- the fusA gene encoding elongation factor G: MAKHDTKSIRNVAIVGHGGTGKTSIAESMLFVAGKTDRLGRVDDGTSIMDWEPEEQKRRISISAAVAFVDWDKHRINIMDTPGDANFAMDTRSCLRVADAALVVIDAVGGVEFQTEKVWEAADEYALPRLIFINKMDRERADFAKALESIRQKLGKKGTPLFIPIGAEDKFKGVIDLMQMKALSFDEAKGKVKAGDIPAELADEAKKYREAMTEDIAECDEALMDKYLESGELSAEELRTGLRKGVVSGSLFPVVCGVAVRNIGIAPLMDLIAAALPSPLDRGDAKGINPATGAEEKRSPDEKAPFSAFVFKTISDPFAGRLTLFRVYSGTASSDGTFFNPTRKTTERFGNIFHLDGKIQRPAEIVIPGDIAAVSKLKETFTGDTMTDEKNPIQYEKVQPMPAIISFAVQPKSKGDEEKIMSGLNRLVEEDPTLNFRRDEQTREIILSGMGQVHIEIAVEKMKRKFGVDVTLTTPKVPYKETIKGKTTVQGRYKKQSGGRGQFGDTWLEIEPLPRGGGFEFVDKIVGGAIPRNFIPAVEKGIVEAMLEGVLAGYPVVDVRVSLFDGSFHTVDSSEMAFKIAGSMGFKKGVEQCNPTLLEPIVNIDIEIPEEYMGDVIGDLNSRRGRVIGMEPKGHNQVIKGQVPLAEILRYAPDLRSITSGRGTFTYTHSHYEEVPPMIAEKVIAAARKEKEEKG; this comes from the coding sequence ATGGCAAAGCACGATACGAAATCCATTCGCAATGTCGCAATCGTGGGTCACGGCGGCACCGGGAAGACGTCGATCGCCGAATCCATGCTCTTCGTCGCCGGAAAAACGGACCGCCTGGGCCGCGTCGACGACGGTACGTCTATCATGGACTGGGAGCCGGAGGAACAGAAGCGCCGCATCTCCATCAGCGCCGCCGTCGCCTTCGTCGACTGGGACAAGCACCGCATCAACATCATGGACACCCCCGGCGACGCCAACTTTGCCATGGACACCCGAAGCTGCCTCCGCGTGGCCGACGCCGCCCTCGTCGTGATCGACGCCGTGGGCGGGGTGGAGTTCCAGACCGAAAAGGTCTGGGAGGCCGCCGACGAGTACGCCCTGCCCCGCCTCATTTTCATCAACAAGATGGACCGGGAGAGAGCCGACTTCGCGAAGGCCCTGGAGAGCATCCGGCAGAAACTGGGCAAGAAGGGCACCCCCCTGTTCATCCCCATCGGCGCCGAGGACAAGTTCAAGGGCGTCATCGACCTGATGCAGATGAAGGCCCTCTCCTTCGACGAGGCCAAGGGGAAGGTGAAGGCGGGTGACATCCCCGCCGAGTTGGCCGACGAGGCGAAGAAGTACCGCGAGGCCATGACCGAGGACATCGCCGAGTGCGACGAGGCGCTCATGGACAAATACCTCGAGAGCGGGGAGCTCAGCGCCGAGGAACTCAGGACGGGCCTCCGGAAGGGGGTTGTCTCCGGCTCCCTGTTCCCCGTGGTCTGCGGTGTTGCCGTGCGCAACATCGGGATCGCGCCCCTCATGGACCTCATCGCGGCCGCCCTCCCCTCGCCTCTCGACCGCGGGGACGCAAAGGGGATCAACCCCGCTACGGGCGCCGAGGAGAAACGCAGCCCCGACGAGAAGGCGCCCTTTTCCGCCTTTGTTTTCAAGACCATCTCCGATCCCTTTGCGGGCCGCCTGACACTCTTCCGGGTCTACTCCGGGACGGCAAGCTCCGACGGCACCTTCTTCAACCCGACCCGCAAGACGACGGAGCGGTTCGGCAACATCTTCCATCTCGACGGGAAGATCCAGCGTCCCGCGGAGATCGTCATCCCCGGCGACATCGCCGCCGTGTCGAAGCTCAAGGAAACCTTCACGGGCGACACGATGACGGACGAGAAAAACCCCATCCAGTACGAGAAGGTCCAGCCGATGCCCGCCATCATCTCCTTCGCCGTCCAGCCCAAGTCCAAGGGCGACGAGGAGAAGATCATGTCGGGCCTCAACCGCCTCGTGGAGGAGGACCCCACGCTGAATTTCCGCCGAGACGAGCAGACCCGCGAGATCATCCTCTCGGGGATGGGGCAGGTCCACATCGAGATCGCCGTCGAGAAGATGAAGCGGAAGTTCGGCGTCGACGTCACCCTGACGACCCCCAAGGTCCCCTACAAGGAGACCATCAAGGGCAAGACGACCGTCCAGGGACGCTACAAGAAACAGTCCGGCGGGCGAGGCCAGTTCGGCGACACGTGGCTCGAGATCGAGCCGCTGCCCCGGGGCGGCGGGTTCGAGTTCGTCGACAAGATCGTCGGCGGCGCGATCCCCCGGAACTTCATCCCCGCCGTCGAGAAGGGCATCGTCGAGGCGATGCTCGAAGGGGTGCTGGCGGGCTACCCCGTCGTGGACGTGAGGGTCTCCCTCTTCGACGGGTCCTTCCACACCGTCGACTCGTCGGAAATGGCCTTCAAGATCGCGGGGTCCATGGGCTTCAAGAAGGGCGTGGAGCAGTGCAACCCGACCCTGCTCGAGCCCATCGTCAACATCGACATCGAGATCCCCGAAGAGTACATGGGCGACGTCATCGGTGATTTGAACTCCCGGCGCGGCCGGGTCATCGGCATGGAGCCCAAGGGCCACAACCAGGTCATCAAGGGGCAGGTGCCGCTGGCCGAGATCCTCCGATACGCCCCGGACCTGCGATCCATCACGAGCGGCCGCGGGACCTTCACGTACACCCACTCCCACTACGAGGAGGTGCCGCCCATGATCGCCGAGAAGGTCATCGCCGCCGCGCGCAAAGAGAAGGAAGAGAAGGGTTGA
- a CDS encoding MogA/MoaB family molybdenum cofactor biosynthesis protein: protein MRAGVLTLSDKGSRGEREDLSGPEAARMLREIGIETVHSEVVPDEADLIAAKLVEFADVRKLDLVVTTGGTGVSPRDVTPDATLAIIDREIPGMAEAMRRESMMKTPHAMISRAVAGIRGTTLIVNLPGSPKGVRENLAVVLPALKHAIEKIKGDPADCAS, encoded by the coding sequence ATCCGGGCGGGCGTTCTCACCCTGAGCGACAAGGGGTCCCGCGGGGAGCGCGAGGACCTGAGCGGTCCGGAGGCGGCCCGGATGCTCCGGGAAATCGGGATCGAGACGGTGCACAGCGAGGTCGTGCCCGACGAGGCGGACCTCATCGCGGCAAAGCTCGTCGAGTTCGCCGATGTCCGCAAGCTCGACCTGGTCGTCACGACGGGAGGCACGGGCGTGAGCCCCCGGGACGTCACACCCGACGCGACCCTGGCGATCATCGACCGGGAGATTCCCGGCATGGCAGAGGCCATGCGCCGGGAGAGCATGATGAAGACCCCCCACGCCATGATCTCGAGGGCCGTGGCCGGCATCCGCGGGACAACCCTCATCGTCAACCTGCCCGGCAGCCCCAAGGGAGTGCGTGAAAACCTCGCCGTCGTCCTCCCCGCCCTTAAGCACGCCATCGAGAAGATCAAGGGGGACCCGGCTGACTGCGCATCATGA
- a CDS encoding acetyl-CoA carboxylase biotin carboxylase subunit (catalyzes the ATP-dependent carboxylation of a covalently attached biotin and the transfer of the carboxyl group to pyruvate forming oxaloacetate) gives MAASKTKERRISKILIANRGEIALRIIRTAMEMGLKTVAVYEKPDSEAYFIRLADEAILIGNGPRRDYLDIEKHIWAAKKSGADAIHPGYGFLAENADFSAACEKAGITFIGPPPAVIRDLGNKVVARQIMEKAGIPFVPGTGTLAPGEEGVRQAIAFGKKAGYPIMLKASLGGGGRGIRRVENESDLLMQLPVARTEAKSAFNDDSIYVEKCIEAPRHVEVQILADTHGNVIHLGTRDCSIQRRHQKLLEIAPADLPKDVLERMYEAAIAAAKGSNYVNAGTVEFLVDSKTNDFWFMEVNTRLQVEHTVTEELTGVDIVRQQIRIARGEAIDIPAERVHMMGKAVQVRINAEDPKNNFMPEGGKTVEVYQSPGGPGIRLDGIVYQGYKIPTEYDSLMVKLTCRGYDWNETIDRLKRALLGFNIVGPKTTIPFYLAICDEPDFRSGRFDTSYLETHPEIFDYPETEREVAKLAKLIAEIHVKKINPYAY, from the coding sequence ATGGCAGCGAGCAAGACGAAGGAAAGACGCATCAGCAAGATCCTGATCGCCAACCGCGGCGAGATCGCCCTGCGGATCATCCGCACGGCCATGGAGATGGGCCTCAAGACCGTGGCGGTCTACGAGAAGCCGGACAGCGAGGCCTACTTCATCCGGCTGGCCGACGAGGCCATCCTCATCGGCAACGGTCCCCGCAGGGATTATCTCGACATCGAGAAGCATATCTGGGCGGCCAAGAAGAGCGGCGCCGACGCCATTCACCCGGGCTACGGCTTTTTGGCGGAAAACGCGGACTTCTCTGCGGCCTGCGAGAAAGCGGGAATCACCTTCATCGGCCCGCCGCCCGCGGTGATCCGGGACCTGGGCAACAAGGTCGTGGCCCGTCAGATCATGGAAAAGGCGGGCATCCCCTTTGTCCCCGGAACGGGAACGCTGGCACCCGGGGAGGAAGGGGTCAGGCAGGCCATCGCGTTCGGCAAGAAGGCGGGATACCCGATCATGCTCAAGGCCTCCCTCGGCGGAGGCGGTCGGGGGATCCGGAGGGTCGAGAACGAGTCGGACCTGCTCATGCAGCTCCCCGTGGCGCGGACCGAGGCCAAGAGCGCCTTCAACGACGACAGCATCTACGTGGAGAAGTGCATCGAGGCGCCCCGCCACGTGGAGGTCCAGATCCTGGCCGACACGCACGGCAACGTCATCCACCTGGGCACGCGCGACTGCTCGATCCAGCGCCGGCACCAGAAACTCCTCGAGATCGCCCCGGCGGACCTGCCGAAGGACGTCCTGGAGAGGATGTACGAGGCGGCCATCGCCGCGGCGAAGGGCTCGAACTACGTCAACGCCGGGACGGTCGAGTTCCTGGTGGACTCGAAGACGAACGACTTCTGGTTCATGGAGGTCAACACGCGCCTGCAGGTGGAGCACACCGTGACGGAGGAACTGACGGGCGTGGACATCGTCCGGCAGCAGATCCGGATCGCCCGCGGGGAGGCGATCGACATCCCCGCGGAGCGCGTGCACATGATGGGAAAGGCGGTCCAGGTCCGGATCAACGCGGAGGACCCCAAGAACAACTTCATGCCCGAGGGCGGCAAGACCGTCGAGGTCTACCAGTCCCCGGGAGGCCCAGGGATCCGGCTCGACGGGATCGTCTACCAGGGCTACAAGATCCCCACGGAGTACGATTCGCTCATGGTGAAACTCACCTGCCGCGGATACGACTGGAACGAGACGATCGACCGGCTCAAGAGGGCCCTGCTGGGCTTCAACATCGTGGGGCCGAAGACGACGATCCCCTTCTACCTGGCGATCTGCGACGAGCCGGACTTCCGCTCCGGCCGTTTCGACACAAGCTACCTCGAAACGCACCCGGAAATCTTCGATTACCCGGAGACGGAACGGGAGGTGGCAAAGCTCGCGAAGCTGATCGCCGAGATCCACGTGAAGAAGATCAACCCGTACGCGTACTGA
- a CDS encoding HIT domain-containing protein has translation MKSIYAPWRMEYIRGKKVEGCIFCRDSIRDSEFVLFDGRHAFIIMNRYPYITGHLMVAPHRHLHNIEDLTLEEHCEMFKLTARCVRVLKEALNPQGFNLGMNLGRAAGAGVEDHLHMHIVPRWIGDTNALSVFGEVRVISEDLMKTKETLLPHFRKYEEGIQP, from the coding sequence ATGAAGAGCATCTACGCGCCGTGGCGAATGGAGTACATCAGGGGGAAGAAAGTGGAAGGGTGCATTTTCTGCAGGGATTCCATCCGCGACAGCGAATTCGTGCTCTTTGACGGCCGGCACGCCTTCATCATCATGAACCGTTATCCCTACATCACGGGCCATCTCATGGTGGCGCCCCACCGGCACCTCCACAACATCGAGGACCTGACGCTGGAGGAGCACTGCGAGATGTTCAAGCTCACGGCCCGGTGCGTCCGGGTGCTGAAGGAGGCGCTGAACCCCCAGGGGTTCAACCTGGGCATGAACCTGGGCCGTGCGGCAGGCGCAGGCGTGGAGGATCACCTGCACATGCACATCGTCCCCCGGTGGATCGGGGACACGAACGCCCTGTCCGTTTTCGGCGAGGTTCGGGTCATCTCCGAGGATCTCATGAAAACGAAGGAAACGCTCTTGCCGCATTTCCGGAAATACGAGGAGGGGATCCAGCCATGA
- the ligA gene encoding NAD-dependent DNA ligase LigA, whose product MDRTQALKRISELRDLIDYHNRRYYQLDDPEISDAEYDRLMRELMELEAQHPDVDRTGSPTQRVGAAPLEKFRSVTHLTPMLSLNNAFSEQEMIEFHERLRRLLGDRAELDYVAEPKIDGVAVNLVYEDGRLAVGATRGDGATGEDVTQNLRTIRTLPLQMAPVPGRRFPARIEIRGEVYLEKEAFRKLNERRLSQGENAFANPRNAAAGSLRQLDPRITARRPLGIFCYGTGLVEGASFRSHWDILKALQEWGFPTNPNARLARNIEDCIAYRRHMESIRDRLPYEIDGIVIKVNSLSLQEQLGTVSRSPRWAVAVKFAPTQATTVIEDIIVGIGRTGVLTPVAVMKPVQVGGVTVTHATLHNEDEILKKGIHVGDTVIVQRAGDVIPEVVKVVESKRTGREKPFRMPERCPFCDSPVVRPEGEVAYRCVNPDCGAQLRERIKHFVSRNGMDIEGIGDKIVSRLLESGIIRDAADLYRITKEQLLELERFADKSAENLIAAIEGSKRPPLERFLFALGIRHVGEYVAKILARTFGSLAAIEAASKEELTAVEGIGPTIAESIYGFFHDPRHIRLLRKLEEAGVKPVARKRPASGALRGKTFVFTGGLKAFSREKAKEVVESLGGKAASSVSKNTDYVVAGEDPGSKVDKAKALGVPILDEEGFLKLIAEAEKT is encoded by the coding sequence ATGGACAGAACGCAGGCCCTCAAGCGGATCAGCGAACTCCGGGACCTCATCGATTACCACAACCGCCGCTACTATCAGCTCGACGACCCCGAGATCTCGGACGCCGAATACGACCGGCTCATGCGCGAGTTGATGGAGCTCGAGGCGCAGCACCCGGACGTCGACCGGACCGGGTCCCCCACCCAGCGCGTGGGTGCCGCCCCTCTCGAGAAGTTCCGATCCGTCACCCACCTCACCCCGATGCTCAGTCTCAACAACGCCTTCTCGGAGCAGGAGATGATCGAGTTCCACGAGCGGCTCCGGCGCCTGCTGGGCGACCGGGCGGAGCTGGACTACGTGGCGGAACCGAAAATCGACGGCGTCGCCGTCAACCTCGTTTACGAAGACGGGCGTCTCGCGGTCGGCGCCACGCGCGGCGACGGGGCGACCGGGGAGGACGTGACGCAGAACCTCCGGACGATCCGCACCCTGCCCCTGCAGATGGCCCCCGTGCCGGGCCGCCGGTTCCCGGCGCGGATCGAGATCCGCGGGGAGGTCTACCTCGAGAAAGAGGCCTTTCGGAAGCTCAACGAACGCAGGCTCTCCCAGGGGGAAAACGCCTTTGCCAACCCCCGAAACGCCGCGGCGGGGTCCCTGCGGCAGCTCGACCCCCGCATCACGGCCCGCAGGCCCCTCGGCATCTTCTGCTACGGCACAGGCCTCGTCGAGGGCGCGAGCTTCCGGAGCCACTGGGACATCCTGAAGGCTCTGCAGGAGTGGGGGTTCCCCACGAACCCGAACGCCCGGCTCGCCCGCAACATCGAGGACTGCATCGCCTACAGGCGCCACATGGAGTCCATCCGGGACAGGCTCCCGTACGAGATCGACGGGATCGTCATCAAGGTCAATTCCCTGTCCCTCCAGGAACAGCTGGGCACGGTTTCCCGGAGCCCCCGCTGGGCCGTGGCGGTCAAGTTCGCCCCCACGCAGGCCACGACGGTCATCGAGGACATCATCGTCGGCATCGGCCGAACCGGCGTTCTGACGCCCGTGGCGGTCATGAAGCCCGTGCAGGTCGGCGGGGTGACCGTCACCCACGCCACGCTCCACAACGAGGACGAGATCCTGAAAAAAGGCATCCACGTGGGGGACACCGTCATCGTCCAGCGTGCCGGCGACGTCATCCCCGAGGTGGTGAAGGTCGTCGAGTCGAAGCGCACGGGCCGCGAGAAACCCTTCCGGATGCCCGAGCGATGCCCCTTCTGCGATTCCCCCGTCGTCCGGCCCGAGGGAGAGGTCGCCTACCGCTGCGTCAACCCCGACTGCGGTGCCCAGCTGCGGGAGAGGATCAAGCACTTCGTCTCCCGCAACGGCATGGACATCGAGGGGATCGGCGACAAGATCGTCAGCCGGCTGCTGGAATCCGGCATCATTCGGGACGCGGCCGACCTCTACCGCATCACGAAGGAGCAGCTGCTCGAGCTCGAGCGCTTCGCCGACAAGTCCGCGGAGAACCTGATCGCCGCGATCGAAGGCTCGAAGCGTCCGCCGCTCGAGCGGTTCCTCTTCGCCCTGGGCATCCGGCACGTGGGCGAGTACGTGGCAAAGATCCTGGCGAGGACATTCGGCAGCCTCGCGGCGATCGAGGCGGCAAGCAAGGAGGAACTCACGGCGGTCGAAGGGATCGGGCCCACGATCGCGGAGAGCATCTACGGGTTCTTCCACGACCCGCGTCACATCCGGCTCCTCCGGAAACTGGAAGAGGCCGGCGTGAAGCCCGTGGCCCGGAAGCGGCCGGCGTCGGGTGCGCTCCGGGGAAAGACCTTTGTCTTCACGGGGGGCCTCAAGGCCTTCTCCCGGGAGAAGGCGAAGGAAGTGGTGGAATCCCTCGGGGGGAAGGCGGCATCGTCGGTGTCGAAGAACACGGACTATGTCGTCGCCGGCGAGGACCCCGGTTCGAAAGTCGACAAGGCGAAGGCCCTTGGGGTGCCGATCCTCGACGAGGAGGGTTTCCTCAAGCTCATCGCGGAGGCGGAAAAAACGTAG
- a CDS encoding LapA family protein, translating into MRFVYLIVILAFAFFFVTFAFENPYSISLKYYGYLYAEVPLYLIVFGAFLTGVFVAALLGAIDRLRMTLRMNKLYRKIDELEQKNLSLMRGASYQPPPPQATGMM; encoded by the coding sequence ATGAGGTTTGTCTACCTGATCGTCATCCTGGCCTTCGCCTTTTTCTTCGTCACCTTCGCCTTCGAGAACCCCTACAGCATCTCGCTGAAATACTACGGTTACCTCTACGCGGAGGTCCCCCTCTACCTCATCGTCTTCGGCGCGTTCCTCACCGGTGTCTTCGTGGCGGCGCTGCTGGGCGCAATCGACAGGCTCCGCATGACGCTGCGGATGAACAAGCTCTACCGGAAGATCGACGAACTCGAGCAGAAGAACCTCTCGCTCATGCGCGGCGCATCCTATCAGCCGCCCCCGCCCCAGGCCACGGGCATGATGTGA